One genomic region from Arthrobacter sp. FB24 encodes:
- the dapC gene encoding succinyldiaminopimelate transaminase: MTSAVRSFGLSLPDYPWEAMAPYLARAAEYPGGAVNLSIGTPVDHTPALIQEALQRAADAPGYPTVHGTPELRAAIADWFARRRGVPGLDPRDVMPTVGSKELVAWLPFLLGLKPGDVVVRPTVAYPTYDIGASFAGAEQIAADDLDELDDDTRQRVRLVWVNSPANPTGSVRDAASLKRIVDQARGLGAVVASDECYAELGWGEWDVQRGGHPVPSILDPRVAGASHDGLLAVYSLSKQSNLAGYRAAFVAGDPVIMANLVNSRKHAGMIVPYPVQEAMRVALGDDAHVEAQKDLYRGRRERIVPALEAFGLTIHESRAGLYLWCTAGEATWDTVGRLAELGIVVGPGVFYGDAGNGFIRVALTAADERIDAAVARLTAGT; this comes from the coding sequence GTGACCTCCGCGGTACGCAGCTTCGGACTCAGCCTGCCCGATTACCCGTGGGAAGCCATGGCACCGTATCTTGCCAGGGCCGCGGAGTACCCCGGAGGGGCAGTCAACCTTTCCATCGGCACGCCCGTGGACCATACGCCCGCGCTGATCCAGGAGGCGCTCCAGCGGGCCGCTGACGCTCCGGGGTACCCCACAGTGCATGGAACGCCGGAACTTCGCGCAGCGATCGCCGATTGGTTCGCGCGCCGCCGCGGCGTTCCCGGGCTGGACCCCCGGGACGTGATGCCCACCGTCGGGTCGAAGGAACTTGTGGCCTGGCTGCCGTTCCTCTTGGGCCTGAAGCCCGGAGACGTCGTCGTCCGTCCTACCGTTGCTTACCCCACGTACGACATCGGGGCGTCATTCGCCGGCGCTGAACAGATTGCGGCCGACGACCTTGATGAACTGGATGACGACACACGGCAGCGCGTCCGGCTCGTCTGGGTCAACTCGCCGGCCAACCCCACGGGAAGCGTCCGTGACGCCGCATCGTTGAAGCGGATCGTGGACCAGGCCCGAGGGCTAGGCGCCGTGGTTGCGTCCGACGAATGCTATGCGGAGCTCGGCTGGGGGGAGTGGGACGTCCAGCGCGGCGGCCACCCGGTGCCCAGCATCCTGGACCCCCGCGTTGCCGGAGCATCCCATGACGGCCTGCTCGCGGTGTATTCGCTGAGTAAGCAGTCAAACCTTGCGGGCTACCGCGCCGCGTTCGTCGCGGGCGATCCGGTGATCATGGCCAACCTGGTCAACAGCCGCAAACACGCCGGCATGATCGTTCCCTACCCGGTGCAGGAAGCAATGCGGGTCGCACTCGGGGACGATGCCCACGTAGAGGCCCAGAAAGACCTTTACCGCGGACGGCGGGAACGGATAGTTCCGGCACTCGAGGCCTTCGGGCTGACAATCCACGAGTCCAGGGCCGGGCTCTACCTGTGGTGCACTGCCGGAGAGGCAACGTGGGACACCGTGGGCAGGCTGGCCGAGCTAGGAATCGTGGTGGGGCCCGGCGTCTTCTACGGCGACGCCGGCAACGGGTTCATCCGGGTGGCGCTGACTGCCGCGGACGAGCGGATCGACGCGGCAGTGGCACGGCTGACCGCCGGCACTTAG
- the galE gene encoding UDP-glucose 4-epimerase GalE, with the protein MRILVTGGTGYIGSHTVLSLQEAGHEVVVIDNLVNSSEESLRRVAELSGKEAVFHNVDLVDEAAVNAVFAQDRIDAVIHFAGLKAVGESVREPLKYYYNNLVGTLNLIRVMDRHDVRSLVFSSSATVYGEHNPIPYVEKMEIGANNPYGRTKEQIEDILSDLGAADTRWHIALLRYFNPVGAHPSGRIGEDPQGIPNNLVPFIAQVAVGRREKLMVFGGDYDTPDGTCLRDYIHVVDLAEGHVAALNHVADRTGVFRWNLGSGKGSSVLEVLRSFEKAVGHELPYEITGRRAGDLPAFWADATSALADLSWSTTKTVDQMCEDHWRWQKNNPLGYNS; encoded by the coding sequence ATGAGAATTCTGGTTACGGGCGGCACCGGCTACATCGGGTCCCACACTGTTCTGTCCCTGCAGGAAGCCGGCCATGAGGTAGTGGTCATCGACAACCTGGTTAATTCAAGCGAAGAGTCGCTGCGCCGCGTAGCCGAGCTCAGCGGCAAGGAGGCGGTGTTCCACAACGTAGACCTCGTGGATGAGGCGGCCGTGAATGCCGTCTTCGCTCAGGACCGGATCGATGCAGTGATCCACTTCGCCGGGCTCAAGGCCGTGGGCGAATCCGTGCGGGAGCCGCTGAAGTACTACTACAACAACCTCGTAGGCACGCTGAACCTCATCCGCGTCATGGACCGGCATGACGTCCGTTCCCTGGTGTTCAGCTCCTCCGCCACCGTGTACGGCGAGCACAATCCCATCCCCTACGTCGAAAAGATGGAGATCGGCGCCAACAATCCCTACGGCCGGACCAAGGAACAAATCGAGGACATCCTGTCGGACCTCGGGGCCGCGGACACCCGCTGGCACATCGCACTCCTGCGGTACTTCAACCCCGTGGGAGCGCACCCGTCCGGCCGGATCGGCGAAGATCCGCAGGGCATCCCCAACAATCTGGTGCCTTTCATCGCACAGGTCGCCGTGGGCCGCCGCGAGAAGCTGATGGTCTTCGGCGGCGACTACGACACTCCTGACGGAACCTGCCTGCGTGACTACATCCATGTCGTGGATCTTGCCGAGGGCCACGTCGCGGCACTCAACCACGTAGCTGACCGTACCGGAGTCTTCCGCTGGAACCTCGGCTCCGGCAAGGGGTCTTCCGTCCTGGAAGTGCTGCGCTCCTTCGAAAAGGCCGTGGGCCACGAGCTCCCCTACGAGATCACCGGCCGCCGGGCGGGAGACCTTCCGGCGTTCTGGGCTGATGCCACGTCCGCGCTGGCCGACCTGAGCTGGTCCACCACCAAGACGGTGGACCAGATGTGCGAGGACCACTGGCGCTGGCAGAAGAACAACCCCTTGGGCTACAACTCCTAG
- a CDS encoding TetR/AcrR family transcriptional regulator, which produces MPKIVDAAVRRREVVEAVFRIIAADGLERASLREVADEAGLAVGSVRHYFASSDDLLAHSFGVVVDRITGRLDAAREHLSRQDPGTPGHGEGLLTLLGQFLPLDEERAVDACVWMAFKNAARIRPFLAAEADRSHRAVAAVVGWLIMELRGPGDTEDADGHQALVTEAERLLATLDGLTMHALLQPEWMTAEMCRDVLSSHLRSLG; this is translated from the coding sequence GTGCCCAAAATTGTTGATGCCGCAGTCCGGCGCCGGGAAGTTGTCGAAGCAGTCTTCAGGATCATCGCGGCGGACGGACTGGAACGGGCGTCCCTGCGTGAGGTGGCTGACGAAGCCGGACTGGCGGTAGGTTCCGTCCGCCATTACTTCGCCAGCAGCGACGACTTGCTGGCCCATTCCTTTGGCGTCGTGGTTGACAGGATCACCGGCAGGTTGGATGCGGCCCGGGAACACCTCAGCCGCCAGGACCCCGGGACCCCCGGGCACGGGGAGGGCTTGTTAACCCTGCTGGGCCAGTTCCTCCCGCTGGACGAGGAACGGGCAGTGGACGCGTGTGTCTGGATGGCGTTCAAGAATGCCGCCCGGATCAGGCCGTTCCTGGCCGCCGAGGCCGACCGCAGCCACCGCGCTGTTGCCGCCGTCGTGGGGTGGCTGATCATGGAACTCCGCGGACCCGGAGATACAGAGGACGCCGACGGGCACCAGGCCCTGGTCACTGAAGCGGAGAGGCTGCTGGCTACCTTGGACGGATTGACGATGCACGCCCTGCTGCAGCCGGAATGGATGACAGCCGAGATGTGCCGGGACGTCCTGTCATCGCATCTGCGGAGTCTGGGCTAG
- the dapE gene encoding succinyl-diaminopimelate desuccinylase codes for MTAQTASVRLDLRQDVALLTAALIDINSVSANEKELADAVEHALLKIPQLKIVRDGDSIIARTQLGRPERVILAGHLDTVPLPTTEGALGTVPSFWPSGAPGEGLLYGRGTTDMKGGVAVQLALAATMFDGGAEPSKDVTFVFYDHEEVEAVKSGLGRLVRNHGELLNGDFAILLEPTHGTVEGGCNGTMRFEATTIGEAAHSARAWMGSNAIHAAAPILARLAAYEPATISVDGLDYRESLNAVKINGGTAGNVIPDRCVVEINYRFAPDKSPEQAEAHVRELLDGFDVVKTDSAAGARPGLNHPAAASFVAAVGAEPKPKYGWTDVARFSELGIPAVNFGPGDPLLAHKDDEHVDADAIRECLRALRTWLAD; via the coding sequence GTGACTGCTCAAACCGCCTCTGTCCGCCTGGATCTCCGCCAGGACGTCGCCCTCCTCACCGCTGCGCTCATCGACATCAACAGCGTCTCGGCCAACGAAAAGGAACTGGCCGACGCCGTCGAACATGCCCTGCTCAAGATTCCGCAGCTCAAGATCGTCCGGGACGGCGACTCCATCATTGCCCGTACCCAGCTGGGCCGCCCGGAGCGGGTCATCCTGGCCGGGCACCTGGATACGGTGCCCCTGCCGACCACCGAAGGGGCACTGGGCACCGTCCCATCGTTCTGGCCGTCCGGCGCGCCGGGGGAAGGGCTGCTGTACGGCCGCGGCACCACGGACATGAAGGGCGGAGTCGCGGTGCAGCTGGCACTGGCGGCAACAATGTTCGACGGCGGCGCGGAACCGAGCAAGGACGTCACCTTCGTGTTCTACGACCACGAGGAAGTGGAAGCGGTGAAGAGCGGACTCGGGCGCCTGGTCCGCAACCATGGCGAGCTCCTGAACGGCGACTTTGCCATCCTGCTGGAGCCGACACACGGCACTGTGGAGGGCGGATGCAACGGCACCATGCGCTTCGAGGCAACCACCATCGGCGAAGCCGCGCACTCCGCCCGGGCCTGGATGGGCAGCAACGCCATCCATGCTGCGGCCCCTATCCTCGCCAGGCTGGCCGCCTATGAACCGGCCACCATCAGTGTGGACGGCCTGGACTATCGCGAAAGCCTCAATGCTGTGAAGATCAACGGGGGCACGGCAGGCAATGTCATCCCCGACCGTTGCGTGGTGGAGATCAACTACCGCTTTGCCCCGGACAAGTCCCCGGAACAGGCGGAAGCTCACGTACGGGAACTTCTCGACGGCTTCGACGTCGTCAAAACGGACAGCGCCGCCGGCGCGCGGCCCGGTCTGAACCATCCGGCTGCCGCGTCCTTCGTGGCCGCGGTCGGCGCGGAACCGAAACCCAAGTACGGCTGGACTGACGTCGCACGTTTCAGCGAGCTGGGGATCCCTGCCGTTAACTTCGGCCCGGGCGATCCCCTGCTGGCGCACAAGGACGACGAACACGTCGACGCCGACGCGATCCGCGAATGCCTGCGGGCGCTTCGGACGTGGCTGGCCGACTAG
- the dapD gene encoding 2,3,4,5-tetrahydropyridine-2,6-dicarboxylate N-succinyltransferase, which produces MTETAAASAVPADNSASADTRSAYGYGVATVSTRNGEATVLDVWFPAPSLGTAADSLRNVESADPVLAEIAAAGTDADRGTEQQVVFVQVHLDEAPADTADAYLRLHLLSHRLVRPNTINLDGIFGKLPNVVWTNFGPAAVEGFELTRAKLRKRGAVTVYGVDKFPRMVDYVVPAGVRIADADRVRLGAYLAEGTTVMHEGFVNFNAGTLGTSMVEGRISAGVVTGDGTDVGGGASIMGTLSGGGKEKISLGERVLLGANSGVGISIGDDSVVEAGLYVTAGTRVRVIGPKDADGEDTTRVVKAVELSGVPNLLFRRNSASGAVEVLPRKGQTVELNEALHAN; this is translated from the coding sequence ATGACTGAAACCGCTGCCGCTTCCGCCGTGCCCGCTGACAATTCCGCCTCCGCCGACACCCGCTCCGCCTACGGCTACGGTGTGGCCACCGTCTCCACCCGTAACGGCGAGGCTACGGTGCTCGACGTCTGGTTCCCGGCACCGTCCCTTGGAACCGCAGCGGACAGCCTCCGGAATGTGGAAAGCGCCGATCCGGTGCTGGCCGAGATCGCTGCGGCCGGCACCGACGCGGACCGCGGCACCGAACAACAGGTTGTATTCGTCCAGGTGCACCTCGACGAAGCCCCGGCCGATACCGCGGATGCCTACCTGCGGCTGCACCTGCTCTCGCACCGGCTGGTCCGGCCCAACACCATCAACCTGGACGGCATCTTCGGCAAGCTCCCCAACGTCGTGTGGACGAACTTCGGTCCGGCTGCCGTTGAGGGCTTCGAACTGACCCGTGCAAAGCTGCGCAAGCGCGGCGCCGTGACGGTCTACGGCGTGGACAAGTTCCCCCGCATGGTGGATTACGTGGTGCCTGCAGGTGTCCGGATCGCCGACGCCGACCGCGTCCGGCTCGGCGCCTACCTTGCCGAGGGCACCACGGTGATGCACGAAGGCTTCGTCAATTTCAACGCCGGCACCCTGGGAACCTCCATGGTTGAAGGCCGCATCTCAGCCGGTGTCGTCACGGGCGACGGTACCGATGTTGGCGGCGGCGCGTCGATCATGGGCACCCTGTCCGGCGGCGGCAAGGAGAAGATCTCCCTCGGCGAACGTGTCCTGCTGGGCGCAAACTCCGGTGTGGGCATCAGCATCGGCGACGACTCGGTGGTGGAAGCCGGCCTGTACGTCACGGCCGGTACCCGCGTCCGCGTGATCGGGCCGAAGGACGCCGACGGCGAGGACACCACCCGGGTGGTCAAGGCAGTTGAGCTCTCCGGTGTGCCGAACCTGTTGTTCCGCCGCAATTCCGCGAGCGGCGCTGTTGAGGTGCTCCCCCGCAAGGGGCAGACCGTGGAACTCAACGAGGCACTCCACGCCAACTAA
- a CDS encoding citrate synthase, whose amino-acid sequence MTETTSATLRHAGGELELPRIKVVEGNEGYDVSKLLKQTGAVAFDPGFMNTAATTSAITYIDGDAGILRYRGYPIEQLAQHSSFLEVSYLLIYGNLPTPTELDAFDQRIRRHTLLHEELKGFFGGFPRDAHPMPVLSSAVSALSTFYQDSLDPFNAEHVEVSTYRLLAKMPVIAAYALKKSIGQPMLYPDNSMNLVENFLRLSFGLPAEQYELDPVMVKALDLLLILHADHEQNCSTSTVRLVGSSNANLFASVSAGINALFGPAHGGANEAVLKMLRQIQTEGIKPEDYMEKVKNKEDGVRLMGFGHRVYKNYDPRARIVKDTAHEVLGKLGGNDELLDIAMRLEEKALGDDYFIQRKLYPNVDFYTGLIYKAMGFPEKMFTVLFAIGRLPGWIAQWREMINDPSTKIGRPRQLYTGEPERNYPVS is encoded by the coding sequence ATGACTGAGACCACCAGCGCAACCCTGCGCCACGCGGGCGGCGAACTCGAACTCCCGCGCATCAAGGTTGTAGAAGGAAACGAAGGCTATGACGTTTCCAAACTGCTGAAGCAGACAGGCGCCGTTGCCTTTGACCCCGGTTTCATGAACACCGCGGCCACCACATCGGCCATTACCTACATCGACGGCGATGCCGGAATCCTGCGGTACCGCGGGTACCCGATCGAGCAGCTGGCCCAGCACTCCAGCTTCCTGGAAGTTTCCTACCTGCTGATCTACGGCAACCTGCCGACGCCCACCGAGCTGGACGCCTTTGACCAGCGGATCCGCCGCCACACCCTGCTGCATGAAGAGCTGAAGGGCTTCTTCGGCGGCTTCCCGCGTGACGCGCACCCGATGCCGGTACTCTCCTCTGCAGTATCCGCCCTCTCCACCTTCTACCAGGATTCCCTGGACCCCTTCAACGCCGAGCATGTGGAAGTGTCCACCTACCGGCTCCTGGCCAAAATGCCGGTCATCGCCGCCTACGCATTGAAGAAGAGCATCGGCCAGCCCATGCTCTACCCGGACAACTCCATGAACCTCGTGGAGAACTTCCTCCGCCTCAGCTTTGGCCTCCCGGCCGAGCAGTACGAGCTGGACCCGGTCATGGTCAAGGCGCTGGACCTGCTCCTGATCCTGCACGCGGACCACGAGCAGAACTGCTCCACGTCGACGGTGCGCCTGGTGGGCTCGTCCAATGCGAACCTCTTTGCCTCCGTATCTGCAGGTATCAACGCACTCTTCGGCCCTGCCCACGGCGGCGCCAACGAGGCAGTACTCAAGATGCTGCGCCAGATCCAGACCGAGGGCATCAAGCCCGAGGACTACATGGAGAAGGTCAAAAACAAGGAAGACGGCGTCCGGCTCATGGGCTTCGGGCACCGCGTCTACAAGAACTACGATCCGCGGGCCAGGATCGTCAAGGACACGGCACACGAAGTGCTCGGCAAGCTTGGCGGCAACGACGAACTGCTGGACATCGCCATGCGCCTCGAAGAGAAGGCCCTGGGTGATGACTACTTCATCCAGCGCAAGCTCTACCCGAACGTGGATTTCTACACCGGCCTGATCTACAAGGCCATGGGCTTCCCGGAGAAGATGTTCACGGTCCTCTTTGCGATCGGCCGCCTGCCGGGCTGGATTGCCCAGTGGCGCGAAATGATCAACGATCCCAGCACCAAGATCGGCCGTCCGCGCCAGCTCTACACAGGAGAGCCGGAGCGCAACTACCCGGTCAGCTAG
- the fdxA gene encoding ferredoxin, with protein MTYVIAQPCVDVKDKACIEECPVDCIYEGERSLYIHPDECVDCGACEPVCPVEAIYYEDDTPDEWADYYKANVEFFDELGSPGGAAKVGNTHTDHPMIAALPPQNQDH; from the coding sequence GTGACGTACGTAATCGCGCAGCCGTGTGTAGATGTCAAGGACAAGGCATGTATTGAGGAATGCCCCGTCGACTGCATCTACGAGGGTGAGCGGTCCCTCTACATTCATCCGGACGAATGCGTCGACTGCGGCGCCTGCGAGCCGGTCTGCCCCGTCGAAGCCATCTACTACGAGGATGACACCCCCGATGAGTGGGCCGACTACTACAAGGCCAACGTTGAATTCTTCGACGAGCTGGGTTCTCCCGGCGGCGCCGCTAAGGTGGGCAACACGCACACCGACCACCCGATGATTGCCGCCCTGCCGCCCCAGAACCAGGATCACTGA